The Faecalibacterium sp. I3-3-33 DNA window CCCCGACCTGCGCGAGACCGGTCAGGGCGGCCTTGCCGCCACCCCCACCGGTGTGAAAATTGCCCGTCAGCTGGCGCAGGAGGACTGAACGCCGCGCCATGGGCAAGACCGGCTTGCGCTGCCAGCATCGCGGAGCACCGACCTGCCACGCAGCGCCCTGCTCCCCTTTCCGCCCGGGTTCGCCCCCGCCCGGCGGGCGAAAAGCGGTTGTAAAAGTCGCTTTTTGCGCCGGGACGGCAGAAGGAATGCAAAAAAGCCGCAGTAAAATCAAAGAAAAGACGTTCTTTTTCAAAAAATATAAAAATAATTTTAAAAAGCTGTTGACAAACCCTGTCCTTCGTGATAAAATACATCATGTTCCGAACGGAACGTATGCGTTGGTAGCTCAGCTGGATAGAGTGACTGACTACGAATCAGTAGGCCGGGGGTTCGAGTCCCTTCCATCGCACCACAACAACAAAATCTGAACTTTTTTCCAATAGGAGAAGGGTTCGGATTTTTTGTATTCTTCGGAAAACAGAACGAATCCCTTGCTTCCATCGAAAAGCGTCCTAGACCTTATCATAAGAAAGCACGACAGATCACTGTAAGAGTGCCGTAAGGCAGAAAGGACACAAACATGAAGTACGATGAAAGAGCCTGCAAGTTCAACATGGATACCGGCTGCGTGGAGCTGCTGCTCCGGGATGGGAGAATGATCTCCATTGACTGCACTGGGGTCGAGGATGAATTGGACGTGACCATGGCGCAGAGGACGGAACTGGACTACCTCATCTACAACGATCCGCTGGGCTATGCGGATTTGATTCTGAACGGTGACCCGGAGAAATATTTGAAGAATGTGGCTGGAAGCCATGGGCTAGAAGATTAAGGGCAAAACAAAAAACAGGGTGCGCCCCTGAATAGGACGCACCCTGCCAAAAGCCACAGACGATAGCGATATGTACAACAGGGAGTTCCCCAGAGCAGAGTTCCCATAAAACAGTATTTGCAAAAGTTCCCTAAATGGGGAAGATTTGGCGTGACTTCGGTCACGCCTTTTCTTTTGCTTCCAGTTCATCCAGAGGGATGTACCCCAGCCCATCGTACTTGATATGGATGTGCTGCACCCGCTTTCCGCTGGACTTATTCGGGGCATCCACATAGATGGCTGACACCAGTTCACGGAGAGCATAAGGGGTGAGTTCTTCAATATGAACGTATTTGTGCGCTTTCTGGACGAACTTCTCAATATTCTCGATCTGCTGTTCCTGTACTTCGATTTCCTGCTGGATAGAGAGGGCTTCCTCTTCCAGATGCTTCTGTTCGGCATCGTAGCTCTGGCTCATCATGTCAAAGCGTTCATCGCTCAGCTTTCCGCTGGCGTTATCCTCGTAGATTTTCATGAACAGCCGTTTGAGGTCTGCAATCCGCTTCTCATTCCGGGCAAGCTGCTTCTTCAGGACGGTCAGCTTTTCGGTGCTTTCCACCCGAAGCTGCTCCTCCATGACCTTGCGGAAGTAGTCTTCATGACGGAGAATGTAGTCCGTCACCCGCTGAACATGACTCAGTACACGTCCTTCCAGAACCTTTACCCGGATGAAGTGTCCCTTGCACTTGCTCCCGTTCTTCTTGTGCAGAGAGCAATCAAAGAAGTCTTGACTGAAGTCCCTGTTGTTGGACGAACCATATTGCATCTTGGAACCGCAGTCAGCGCAGTAGACCATACCGGAGAAAATGCTGCTCTTGCCTGTCCGAGTCATGCGGTGACGCTGGTTACGAATCTCCTGAACCTTTTCAAACACATCATCGTCAATAATGCGCTCATGTGTATCCGGGAAGATAGCCTGATTTTCCACAGGATTCAGATGTCTCTTTTTATCCCAGATAGAGTTAGTATAGGTCTTGAAGTTGACTGTGCAGCCAGTGTACTCCCGGCGTTCCAGAATCAAACTTACTGCTCTTTTATCCCAGCGGTAAGGGTCTTCCGGGGCAGGTGCGTTTGTACTCCGGCCATGGCTCAGCTTGTAGGCGGTGGGAGTCAGAACTTTGTCCACCCACAGTTGGTTTGCAATTTGGGTCGGGCCACGTCCCTCCATGCACATGGAGAAGATGCGCTTCACAATCGCAGCCGCTTCCGGGTCAACAAGCCAATGCTTCGGGTTCTCCGGGTCTTTTACATAGCCGTACGGAACATTGACCGTCAGCGGCACTCCACGCTCTCCCTTGGCCTTCTGGACAGCCCGAATCTTGCGGCTGGTATCGCGGGCGTAAAACTCGTTGAACCAGTTCTTAATACCCGCAAAATCGTTGTTTACGCTGTTCGGGTCAATGGTGTCGTAATTGTCGTTAATGGCAATGTAGCGAACGCCATACTGGGGAAAGGTAAAGTTTGTGTACAGACCCGTCAAGGCAGAGTTGCGCCCCAGTCGGGACAGGTCTTTCGTGATAACGATTCCTACACGCCCTGCTTCGATCTCGACCAGCATACTCTGAAAGCCGGGGCGGTCATAGTTCGTGCCGGAGTAGCCATCATCCACAAAGAACACCGGGTTCGGGAAGTGGTTCTTTTTGGCGTATTCCAGAAGGATAGCCTTCTGGTTCTCAATGGACAGGCTTTCGCCGAGCCGTGCGTCCTCTTGCGACAGTCGGCAGTAAAGTGCGGTGATTTTATTCGTTGCTCCAGACATTGTTGTGTCCTCCTTACTCTGTGGAGCAACTGTCGGTACAGGATTGGTTACCGGGTCAAGTATAGCAGAATTGGACGCAGTTGTCATTCGTCTGCACCCTCATCTTCAAATTTTTGCTGGGCGTTCTTGGCAACAATGCGCTCCAGCTTCTTCAAAAAGGACTCCTTGCCCTCATAGCTGCCGGTCACGGTGTAGGTGGTGTGACCGACTTTCTCCGTGGTGGTCAGTTCTGGAATCCAGAAAGCGGACAGGTTCTTGACATGGAGGTTGCCGTTCTCGTCCACATAAGAGCTGTGTTTCTTCTGCTCTTCGGTCAAGGGCTTCCGCTTGAAATAGATTTCATTTTCGGAGATGTTCACAGTCTCGCTGGTCTGCTCTTTCGGGGCATCATCATACAGCTGTGCGAAAAATGCCAGTGCATCTTCGGGTGGTTCTTCCTCCATGAGCTGCTCGAAAACTCGCTGTTCCTCTGCCGAGAGGTTATTCCATGCGGCTTCCAACTCCTGCTCGTTGGCTGCGTTGACGAAGGCTTCGATCTCTTTTTTCATGGTGCATCCTCCTTTGGCTGCGAAAAGCGGATTTTCAAAAAGTATGGGTTTTCGTGAGAGCAAGAATCGTCCCGTGGCCACAAATTTTCAATTCTTGAAAATTCTTGCCCTTTTGGGACAGCTTCTTGTTGGGGCGTGCCTGCCCCAAACCCTGCTAGGTGATTTCATTCTTGGTGGTTGCTATATTGCTTATATGCCTTTTCAAATCCTGATTTGTTATATATGATAAATTTATAACATTCTCCATCTTTCATGGAAATTGCTGCAACAGGAACGACCATCTGACTCCATGAAAGCTCCCTTATCTCGTTCATGGGCAATACAAGGTTGCGATACAGTGGACTGACTGTGAGCTTTTGAGTTGAATATGTAATGCTCTGTTCATCAATGTACAAACCACCGCCAATGATTCCATTACGGCATAAGCTACACACAAAAGTTTTTCCCATAATATTACCGCCTCCTATTAGTTGATGGTTGGTTAAGTTGAGTATATCATATTGATTTCCAGAAGAACACCCCTATATAGGAGATTTTAGCCGTTTTACTGCGTACGTGCGTACGAGAGATTGGTACGCACGTACGCAGCGATTTGCCCGAAGCGCACCCTATATAGCCGTTTCCCCCTCGGAGAGCCCACTACACTTTGCAGACCACAGGGATGAAAGTGTCATAGTGGGTTATTACACTTCCGCAGAAGTGCCTTCTCCTCGCCGCAGACAGCCGGGTGTGCCTTTTGTGAGAGCTTTCTGTGCGGCGAATCTACATCGCCCACAGGCGATGTAAGCAGGGATTCCAAAGGGGCGCAGCACCCTTGGCACACGACTTTGGTACAAAGTCTAGTGTGTTACACCTTTCCAGAGATGTACACGTTCCTGAAATGCAAAAAGCCCCATACCCAACACCTTGACGGTGCGGACATGGGACTTGATGATTCCTCGGCCTAGCCGGGTACTCGTAACCAATCCTGACAGGCAGTTGCCGTGTCATTTCTCGAAAACTGTTTTACGAATACCCAGCAAGTGGGAACTTCCTGTTTTTCGTTGTTTGCATGATGAGCCTGCTCTGCCTGCCACGCGGCAAACTCCCTCTGGCCTTCCTCGCTGTTCCAGCAGGCAAGGATGGCCGGGTAGAATGCCCGCGCCAGACGGTCAATGACTTCATCGGGATAAGGGGAAGTATTTGTGGACTTTTTCTTTTTGTTCAAACGCACGCTCCTTTGATCGTCCCACCGTGGCAAAGTCGGGCGAGAAAATCAAAGTTCCAATTTTTATCAGGCGCAAGGGCGCGGAAGTTTTCCACCCTGGACTTGCGGCTGGTGGCTTATTGATGGCTTACAGGTGTCTGCTGTTATGCGGTCTTTTCTTCTTCAAGGGCTTCTGCAAGAGCCTTTTCCAGATAGGTTTCGATTTCAGTCAGGTAGTTAGCAGGTCGCTGCATTGCGAAGCGGAGAACCTTCTGCTTTTCCGGGTCAGTGAAATAGCTGGGATTGTTTTTGAGCGTTTTCTTCCATGAGTTTTTCATCATTTCGGTCGCACGGCTCAAAGATTTGTAAACCTTCATAAACTCGTCCGGTACATGATAGCACCGAAATTCTTCTGTTTGTGGTGTGGGCATGGGAACGGGTTCCGCTTTTTCAGGTTCAAATTCTGCGCTGGCAGATTCCAACACTTCCAATGCCTCTGGATGCAGGATTTGAGCAAGGATATCTGAACGATGCTCGACACTTGCCTGCACAAGCTTGGACATTTCTTCGTTGGTGAACTTCACTTCGCCGGAAAAGACTTTCTGCTTGATGCCGGGAGAGAGATTATCTGCGATGTCGATGCCTCGTGTATAGTGGCTGGCACGAAGAACGGAGGCACGGCTGACACCGTTTTCCTCTGCGATCCGGTCGCAGGTTTTCTTCCCGGAGTGGTGGTTATCACCGTGATCACCACCACTTTTCTTTGCTAAAGTGTACTGATTGCCCCGAAAGATTTTTGCAGCTTTCTTCTCGGCTTCGTACTGCTTCCCCAGCAGGTAACGCTTTTGTTCGGGGGAAAGATTGCGCCGCCCCAGCTGATTCTTGCAAATCCAAGCGAGTGCTTCCTCACGATTTGCAAAGTGGAGCGGCATGGTAGAAAAGTAGATTTCGGGATGCTTCTGAAGAATCGCATAACGGTTGTGACCATCAACAAGGGTGTTACCCCAAACGATCAAAGGAGAGAGCAGCTTGCCCTCTTTCAGGATGTTTTCTTCAAGCTGCTTGAATTCATCATCGGTCAGAGGAGGAATCTGGGACTGGAACTCCGGGTCAATTTTCAGATTGATCATACGCACACTCCTTTATCTCTCCTGTTGCGCCTGTTCTTCCTCCCGGAAAAAGGACGCAACATTCTGCTTTGCGGTTTTCAGTTTGAGCAGTTCTTCCGTGGCTTCTTTGTACTGCTCGTAGAACTTTGCCTTTTCGGATGCCAGCTGCGCATACTCGGCTTCCAGCTTTTTCGGACTGGGCAGCTTCGTGATGTTGTTTGCCTTGAGATAGGCTGCTGCCGTCCGGTATGCTGTCAGTTCTGCACGGTGCTGTTCTTCAAAGGCTGCGGGTCGTTTTGCGGCTTTTAACTGTTGTGCGATGTTCTTGGTGTTGGTGTAGGCTGCGACGTGATAGCGCAGCTCTTTGTTGGTTTTCATGCGACCTTCGAGGTCTTTCACCACCGCCAGTGCGTCGTGATACTTGGTTTCCAGTTCAGCGATGCGCTGGTTCAGGGCGTCCTCGTCGGTCAAGCCCTTTTCTTCTAAGAGGATCAAGGTCTGTGCCATGGCTTTGAGGTTGTGCTTCTTCGCCCAACGCTCGTAGCCGATGCCCTTGCCCTCGGTCATCCTCGACTGGATGTCGATCAATTTCCAGATGGTATCCTGCTTGAACTGAACCTGGGGTTTGCGTTCGGCATTTGCCTGCAACGTGGCAAGCACTGCCGCCTTATCGAACTTGTCACCGAGATGTTTCGCCCGGATAAACTTGGTTCTGCCAGCAGGCAGATAGCTGAGCTGCCCACGGCTTTCCTTAACGGCAATGCCGTACTGCTGCATGAGCTTGTCAGAGAAATCCTCAAAGCTGGTAGCGCGGTACAATACAGACGAAATCTGTCTCCGCAGGGTATCTTTTACTGTTTCAAACTTCTTCTGCTTGGGCGACTGTCCGGCTGCGGTGAGGGCTGCGTTTTCACGGTCAAGTTTCTGCTGCCCACGCCGTCTTGCCCAATACTCGGCTTCACTGACACGCTCCTTCGAGCCGTTGAGTAGGTCGATCTGGTACAGTCCGGCACCCTCGCACAGCTCCATGACTTCGACACGGAGGTGCCGCATGGTCTGGGCTGTGCTGGAGTGCTTCATACCCTCGCGCCAGTCGCGGGGCTTTTGCATATAGGGCTTGCGTTCCACCTCTCGCGTTCGGATGCTTCCGATCACGATGTGGACATGGATGTTTCCCGAATGGTTGTGCCCATCCGGGTGAGTGCAGACGATGGCAGGATGACCGGGGAAGTTTTCAGAACAAAACTTCAGGCCAAGTGCCTGTGCCTTTTCCATGGTCAAGCCGTTGTCGGCTGCATCTCTGGGGTCAAAGCTGATGATATACTGATGGCTCTTAATATCACCATGCTGGGTGTTCTTACCATACTTGCGGTTTGCCAGCAGACAGGCCGTTGCAAACGAGAAATCGCCGCACTCAAGGGTGTCGAGCAGGTACGAATCCCGCAGCTTCGGCTTGCCCTGTTCATCCAGAAGTTGCTTTCCAGTGAACGCATCGTGCTGATAAACGAGGTACGCTTCGATGGCGGTATAGTCCGAGTTTTTAGAGGCGATATGCTTGAGCGTTGCCATACAGTTCACCCAGAACTTTCTCGGCATGGAGCCGGAATGCAGTCAGGTCTGCAAGTTCGTCAAGGAGTTTCGCCCGGATCTGCTCGGTGTCTGCACCGCCGGAATTGAAGTGCCTTGCAAGCTGGTTGAGGTTTCCGCCCACCCTGCTGCACTGGGCAAGCAGGGTGGAAACGGCGGTCAGGGTTTCTTCTCCGCCGCCGGCAACGATGACCGTTTTCTCGATCTTGACGTTGTGGATGGCGCGGCGGATAAAAGTGGAGAGGGAGAGATTCAGGAGTTTGCAAGTGAGTTCCAGTGACGCTTTTTCCTCCGCTGTCACACGGAACTTGATGACGTGCGTTTTGTTGTTCGGCGTGTCGTGGTGCTGGGAATTGCTAGGGGTCGATTGAACATTCGTTTTGGTCATTGTACCTCCTGTCTGTTCGATAACTCCTCGGTGAAGTTATGTAAGCACGACACGCCGTTGCTGTTCGCACCGTCAGGTGCGAACCATGAGCAGGGTTTGGGGCAGGCACGCCCCAACAAGATCACTTCGTAAATGCAGACGCATTGCAGAAGTGAAGTCCCGGATGGACAGGAAATTTTCAAGAATTGA harbors:
- a CDS encoding plasmid mobilization protein, whose translation is MTKTNVQSTPSNSQHHDTPNNKTHVIKFRVTAEEKASLELTCKLLNLSLSTFIRRAIHNVKIEKTVIVAGGGEETLTAVSTLLAQCSRVGGNLNQLARHFNSGGADTEQIRAKLLDELADLTAFRLHAEKVLGELYGNAQAYRL
- a CDS encoding recombinase family protein; translation: MTTASNSAILDPVTNPVPTVAPQSKEDTTMSGATNKITALYCRLSQEDARLGESLSIENQKAILLEYAKKNHFPNPVFFVDDGYSGTNYDRPGFQSMLVEIEAGRVGIVITKDLSRLGRNSALTGLYTNFTFPQYGVRYIAINDNYDTIDPNSVNNDFAGIKNWFNEFYARDTSRKIRAVQKAKGERGVPLTVNVPYGYVKDPENPKHWLVDPEAAAIVKRIFSMCMEGRGPTQIANQLWVDKVLTPTAYKLSHGRSTNAPAPEDPYRWDKRAVSLILERREYTGCTVNFKTYTNSIWDKKRHLNPVENQAIFPDTHERIIDDDVFEKVQEIRNQRHRMTRTGKSSIFSGMVYCADCGSKMQYGSSNNRDFSQDFFDCSLHKKNGSKCKGHFIRVKVLEGRVLSHVQRVTDYILRHEDYFRKVMEEQLRVESTEKLTVLKKQLARNEKRIADLKRLFMKIYEDNASGKLSDERFDMMSQSYDAEQKHLEEEALSIQQEIEVQEQQIENIEKFVQKAHKYVHIEELTPYALRELVSAIYVDAPNKSSGKRVQHIHIKYDGLGYIPLDELEAKEKA
- a CDS encoding DUF6061 family protein, whose amino-acid sequence is MKYDERACKFNMDTGCVELLLRDGRMISIDCTGVEDELDVTMAQRTELDYLIYNDPLGYADLILNGDPEKYLKNVAGSHGLED
- a CDS encoding relaxase/mobilization nuclease domain-containing protein translates to MATLKHIASKNSDYTAIEAYLVYQHDAFTGKQLLDEQGKPKLRDSYLLDTLECGDFSFATACLLANRKYGKNTQHGDIKSHQYIISFDPRDAADNGLTMEKAQALGLKFCSENFPGHPAIVCTHPDGHNHSGNIHVHIVIGSIRTREVERKPYMQKPRDWREGMKHSSTAQTMRHLRVEVMELCEGAGLYQIDLLNGSKERVSEAEYWARRRGQQKLDRENAALTAAGQSPKQKKFETVKDTLRRQISSVLYRATSFEDFSDKLMQQYGIAVKESRGQLSYLPAGRTKFIRAKHLGDKFDKAAVLATLQANAERKPQVQFKQDTIWKLIDIQSRMTEGKGIGYERWAKKHNLKAMAQTLILLEEKGLTDEDALNQRIAELETKYHDALAVVKDLEGRMKTNKELRYHVAAYTNTKNIAQQLKAAKRPAAFEEQHRAELTAYRTAAAYLKANNITKLPSPKKLEAEYAQLASEKAKFYEQYKEATEELLKLKTAKQNVASFFREEEQAQQER